The proteins below are encoded in one region of Streptomyces sp. NBC_00490:
- a CDS encoding PQQ-dependent sugar dehydrogenase produces MRTRLLRPTFVRTLALAVVCAVGVLAPGTASAAPPEPEAGASAAAPVFQQVTLAKGVAETGEPMTLTVLPDRSVLHTSRDGTVRRTDANGNTVVAGKLTVYSHDEEGLQGIAADPGFAANRFVYLYYAPQLSTPGGDAPSDGAASDFTPFDGVNRLSRFVLKADNTLDLASEKKILDVPASRGICCHVGGDIDFDAAGNLYLSTGDDSNPFASDGFTPIDERASRNPAYDAQRSAGNTNDLRGKVLRIKVNADGTYAIPSGNLFAPGTAKTRPEIYAMGFRNPFRMSVDKATGIVYLGDYGPDSGTASAGRGPEGQVEFNRITKAGNYGWPYCTGRNDAYVDYDFATNTSGATFTCSAPRNTSPNNTGLTDLPAAQPAWIPYNGSSVPEFGGGSESPMGGPVYRYDAASTSEVKFPQEYDGDFFAGEFGRRWIKRIEAGTDGTVQSINPFTWSGTQVMDMAFGPDGALYVLDYGTGYFNGDENSGLYRIEYATDGLAPTAQAKADTASGVAPLTVSFSSAGSADPDGGALSYAWTFGDGATSTAAGPSHTYTTNGQYTATLKVTDPTGKTATASVQITVGNTAPTVRLDLPANGSIYDFGAAIPFKVTVTDPEDGTIDCSKVKVSFIVGHDSHGHPQTSATGCTGTLQTLADGEHDPNANIFGVIDAEYTDKGAGGQPALTTHDQHVTQPSHRQAEHYGNSSGVDVITHAAAHGGKTVGNIENGDWISFTPYALANTTGFTARVSSAGAGGTLEVRSGSPTGTLLGTATVPVTGDWETFQDVTSTLTQQPSGTTQLYFVFKGGSGALFDVDEFSFTTSGAGTGTGPVKGVNGKCLDVANAGTGDGTQVQLWTCNGSGAQSWAVASDGSVRALGKCLDVSGGASADGTKVQLWTCNGTGAQRWAPQSDGTVRNPQSGKCLDASGGTWNDGTPVHLWTCHTGPNQKWTLP; encoded by the coding sequence GTGCGCACAAGACTGCTCAGACCCACGTTCGTCCGCACGTTGGCACTGGCGGTGGTGTGTGCCGTCGGCGTCCTGGCCCCAGGCACCGCGAGTGCCGCGCCGCCGGAACCAGAGGCCGGCGCGAGTGCGGCGGCCCCGGTGTTCCAGCAGGTCACGCTCGCCAAAGGCGTGGCCGAGACGGGCGAACCCATGACCCTGACGGTCCTGCCGGACCGGTCGGTACTGCACACCTCGCGCGACGGCACCGTCCGGCGGACCGACGCGAACGGCAACACCGTCGTGGCGGGCAAGCTCACCGTATACAGCCACGACGAGGAAGGCCTGCAAGGCATCGCGGCGGACCCGGGCTTCGCGGCCAACCGCTTCGTCTACCTGTACTACGCGCCTCAGTTGAGCACACCCGGCGGAGACGCCCCGTCCGACGGCGCCGCCTCCGACTTCACGCCGTTCGACGGCGTCAACCGGCTCTCCCGGTTCGTGCTGAAGGCCGACAACACCCTCGACCTGGCCAGTGAGAAGAAGATCCTCGATGTTCCCGCCTCCCGCGGCATCTGCTGCCACGTCGGCGGGGACATCGACTTCGACGCGGCCGGCAACCTGTACCTGTCGACGGGCGACGACAGCAACCCGTTCGCCTCGGACGGTTTCACCCCGATCGACGAGCGTGCCTCCCGCAACCCCGCCTACGACGCCCAGCGTTCCGCGGGCAACACCAACGACCTGCGCGGAAAGGTGCTGCGCATCAAGGTCAACGCCGACGGGACGTACGCGATCCCGAGCGGCAACCTCTTCGCGCCCGGCACCGCCAAGACCCGCCCCGAGATCTACGCGATGGGGTTCCGCAACCCCTTCCGCATGAGCGTCGACAAGGCCACCGGCATCGTCTACCTCGGTGACTACGGCCCTGACTCCGGCACCGCCTCGGCCGGGCGGGGCCCCGAGGGCCAGGTCGAGTTCAACCGCATCACCAAGGCGGGCAACTACGGCTGGCCGTACTGCACGGGCCGCAACGACGCCTACGTCGACTACGACTTCGCCACCAACACCTCGGGAGCCACGTTCACCTGCTCGGCGCCCAGGAACACCTCACCGAACAACACCGGTCTCACGGACCTGCCCGCGGCACAGCCGGCCTGGATCCCCTACAACGGGTCCTCCGTACCGGAGTTCGGCGGCGGCTCGGAGTCCCCGATGGGCGGCCCCGTCTACCGCTACGACGCCGCGTCGACCTCCGAGGTCAAGTTCCCGCAGGAGTACGACGGCGATTTCTTCGCGGGCGAGTTCGGACGCCGCTGGATCAAGCGCATCGAGGCGGGAACCGACGGCACCGTGCAGTCCATCAACCCCTTCACCTGGAGCGGCACCCAGGTGATGGACATGGCCTTCGGACCGGACGGTGCCCTGTACGTCCTGGACTACGGCACCGGCTACTTCAACGGCGACGAGAACTCCGGCCTGTACCGCATCGAGTACGCCACCGACGGACTCGCGCCGACCGCGCAGGCCAAGGCCGACACCGCCTCCGGCGTGGCACCCCTGACCGTCTCCTTCTCCTCGGCCGGCAGCGCGGATCCGGACGGCGGGGCTCTCAGCTACGCCTGGACCTTCGGGGACGGGGCCACCTCCACGGCCGCCGGCCCCTCCCACACCTACACCACCAACGGCCAGTACACGGCCACGCTGAAGGTCACGGACCCGACCGGGAAGACCGCGACCGCGTCCGTGCAGATCACGGTCGGCAACACCGCGCCCACCGTACGGCTCGACCTGCCCGCGAACGGCAGCATCTACGACTTCGGGGCGGCGATCCCGTTCAAAGTCACGGTGACCGACCCGGAGGACGGCACCATCGACTGCTCCAAGGTGAAGGTGTCGTTCATCGTCGGACACGACAGCCACGGCCATCCGCAGACCTCGGCCACCGGCTGCACCGGAACACTCCAGACCCTGGCCGACGGCGAACACGACCCCAACGCCAACATCTTCGGCGTCATCGACGCCGAGTACACCGACAAGGGCGCAGGCGGCCAGCCGGCGCTGACCACACACGACCAGCACGTCACCCAGCCCTCCCACCGGCAGGCCGAGCACTACGGCAACTCCTCCGGCGTGGACGTCATCACCCACGCTGCCGCTCACGGCGGCAAGACCGTCGGAAACATCGAGAACGGCGACTGGATCTCCTTCACGCCGTACGCCCTCGCCAACACCACCGGCTTTACCGCCCGGGTCTCCTCGGCGGGAGCCGGCGGCACCCTCGAGGTCCGCTCCGGATCACCGACCGGAACCCTCCTCGGAACAGCGACCGTACCGGTCACCGGTGATTGGGAGACCTTCCAGGACGTGACCAGCACGCTGACCCAACAGCCCAGCGGCACGACCCAGTTGTACTTCGTCTTCAAAGGCGGCAGCGGCGCCCTGTTCGACGTGGACGAGTTCTCCTTCACCACCTCCGGCGCAGGAACGGGCACCGGCCCGGTGAAGGGTGTCAACGGTAAGTGTCTCGACGTGGCCAATGCCGGGACGGGGGACGGTACGCAGGTGCAGTTGTGGACGTGCAACGGCAGCGGTGCCCAGAGCTGGGCGGTCGCTTCGGACGGTTCGGTGCGGGCGTTGGGTAAGTGCCTGGACGTGTCCGGCGGGGCCAGTGCCGATGGCACGAAGGTCCAGTTGTGGACGTGCAATGGCACGGGAGCGCAGCGGTGGGCGCCGCAGTCGGACGGGACGGTCCGCAATCCGCAGTCCGGCAAGTGTCTCGATGCCTCCGGCGGTACCTGGAACGACGGCACCCCGGTCCATCTGTGGACCTGCCACACCGGCCCCAACCAGAAATGGACCCTTCCCTAG
- a CDS encoding ThuA domain-containing protein, giving the protein MRTRLTAAIGLFTGLLLCLTPQATAVPEPTDQPAGTTRQAEPVPLATTAAAADPSYKILVFSRTAGFRHSSIDEGVAALQALGAANNFTVDATEDPQAFTSANLGQYKAVVFLSTTGDVLGSAQETAFEQYINAGGGYVGIHAAADTEYDWPFYEGLAGALFHSHPAIQPATVKVEDRAHDATAHLGTTWQRTDEWYNYRTNPRTTAHVLASLDESSYTGGNMSGDHPIAWCKDYRGGRSFYTGGGHTEESYSDPAFRRHLLGGIRWAAGMTQADCRPENGYTKLFDGSSTNGWRQAGPGGFTLTADGSLSSYGGLGMLWYAGKEFTGDYSLKLDWKAAGDDNSGVLLGFPASDDPWSAVNNGYEIQIDATDAADRTTGAVYGFRSADLAARDAALNPPGEWNTYELRVTGERLEIFLNGDKINDFTNTDPARSLQQGHIGIQNHGDGDDVAFRNIRIDAENDTPPGPVSGPVKGVNGKCLDVANAGTADGTQVQLWTCNGSGAQSWAVASDGSVRALGKCLDVSGGASADGTKVQLWTCNGTGAQRWAPQSDGTVRNPQSGKCLDASGGTWNDGTPVHLWTCHTGPNQKWTLP; this is encoded by the coding sequence ATGCGTACGCGACTCACAGCGGCCATCGGCCTGTTCACCGGCCTCCTGCTCTGCCTGACCCCGCAAGCCACCGCCGTACCCGAACCGACGGACCAGCCCGCCGGCACCACCCGCCAGGCGGAACCGGTCCCCCTCGCCACGACCGCCGCGGCGGCCGACCCCTCGTACAAGATCCTCGTGTTCTCCCGCACCGCGGGCTTCCGGCACTCCTCCATCGACGAGGGCGTCGCGGCACTGCAAGCCCTCGGCGCGGCCAACAACTTCACCGTGGACGCCACGGAGGACCCCCAGGCCTTCACCTCCGCCAACCTCGGCCAGTACAAGGCGGTCGTCTTCCTCTCCACGACCGGAGACGTCCTCGGCAGCGCCCAAGAGACCGCCTTCGAGCAGTACATCAACGCCGGCGGCGGATACGTCGGCATCCACGCCGCCGCCGACACCGAGTACGACTGGCCCTTCTACGAAGGCCTGGCCGGCGCCCTGTTCCACTCCCACCCCGCCATTCAGCCGGCCACCGTCAAGGTCGAGGACCGGGCCCACGACGCCACCGCACACCTCGGCACCACCTGGCAGCGCACCGACGAGTGGTACAACTACCGCACCAACCCCCGCACCACCGCACACGTGCTCGCCTCCCTCGACGAGTCCAGCTACACCGGTGGGAACATGTCCGGCGACCACCCGATCGCCTGGTGCAAGGACTACCGAGGGGGCCGCTCGTTCTACACCGGCGGCGGTCACACCGAAGAGTCGTACAGCGACCCCGCCTTCCGGCGACACCTCCTCGGGGGCATCCGCTGGGCCGCGGGTATGACCCAGGCGGACTGCCGCCCGGAGAACGGCTACACCAAACTCTTCGACGGCTCCTCCACCAACGGCTGGCGGCAGGCGGGCCCCGGCGGCTTCACCCTCACCGCCGACGGCAGCCTCAGCTCCTACGGCGGCCTGGGCATGCTCTGGTACGCGGGCAAGGAGTTCACCGGCGACTACTCTCTCAAGCTCGACTGGAAAGCCGCGGGCGACGACAACTCCGGCGTCCTCCTCGGCTTCCCCGCCTCCGACGACCCCTGGTCCGCGGTGAACAACGGGTACGAGATCCAGATCGACGCCACCGACGCGGCCGACCGGACCACAGGCGCCGTGTACGGGTTCCGGTCCGCCGACCTCGCGGCACGCGACGCGGCACTGAACCCGCCGGGGGAGTGGAACACGTATGAACTCCGCGTCACCGGCGAACGACTGGAGATCTTCCTCAACGGGGACAAGATCAACGACTTCACCAACACCGACCCCGCCCGCAGCCTCCAGCAGGGCCACATCGGCATCCAGAACCACGGCGACGGCGACGACGTCGCGTTCCGCAACATCCGGATCGACGCGGAGAACGACACCCCTCCCGGCCCCGTGTCGGGCCCGGTGAAGGGCGTCAACGGCAAGTGTCTCGACGTGGCCAATGCCGGGACGGCGGACGGTACGCAGGTGCAGTTGTGGACGTGCAACGGCAGCGGTGCCCAGAGCTGGGCGGTCGCTTCGGACGGTTCGGTGCGGGCGTTGGGCAAGTGCCTGGACGTGTCCGGCGGGGCCAGTGCCGACGGTACGAAGGTCCAGTTGTGGACGTGCAACGGCACGGGAGCGCAGCGGTGGGCGCCGCAGTCGGACGGGACGGTCCGCAATCCGCAGTCCGGCAAGTGTCTCGATGCCTCCGGCGGTACCTGGAACGACGGCACCCCGGTCCATCTGTGGACCTGCCACACCGGCCCCAACCAGAAATGGACCCTTCCCTGA
- a CDS encoding RNA polymerase sigma factor: MRTRVRNGDADAFAELFDAYARAVYNHAFRLTADWAAAEDVMSTTFMEAWRRRASVEADGGSLRPWLLGIATNVARSQYRSNRRYRNAAEAAAAAGAAEEQVEDHAEETAARLDDRRRIAATLTALSLLKRPEREVLTLCLWEGMEYAEAARALGIPVGTVRSRLSRARGKLRKLADAELLREKREPTTANRQITGDRGYVIRSAQEGNR, translated from the coding sequence ATGCGAACCCGGGTGCGAAACGGAGACGCGGACGCCTTCGCGGAACTTTTCGACGCATACGCCCGTGCGGTGTACAACCATGCTTTCCGGCTGACCGCCGACTGGGCCGCGGCCGAGGACGTGATGTCGACGACGTTCATGGAGGCGTGGCGGCGTCGTGCGTCGGTCGAGGCCGACGGAGGCTCGCTGCGGCCGTGGCTGCTGGGCATCGCGACCAACGTCGCCCGCTCCCAGTACCGCAGCAACCGGCGCTACCGGAACGCGGCCGAGGCGGCGGCAGCCGCGGGCGCCGCCGAGGAGCAGGTCGAGGACCACGCCGAGGAAACCGCCGCACGGCTTGACGACCGGCGTCGGATCGCCGCCACGCTCACCGCACTCAGCCTGCTCAAGCGCCCCGAACGCGAGGTCCTGACGCTGTGTCTGTGGGAGGGCATGGAGTATGCCGAGGCCGCCCGCGCCCTCGGCATTCCCGTCGGCACTGTCCGTTCCCGGCTCTCCCGCGCCCGCGGCAAGCTCCGCAAGCTCGCCGACGCGGAACTGCTCAGAGAAAAACGGGAACCCACCACCGCGAACCGGCAGATAACAGGTGATCGCGGATACGTGATCCGGTCCGCACAGGAAGGAAACCGATGA
- a CDS encoding CU044_5270 family protein yields the protein MNASPSQPRPAEWTETQGLLPSVERDLPAGRHQFHKEQMMAQIHEDLHTDRTPARPALAPRRRNPFLRRAIVLPAAAFALAGAVVAGVALSGGNGGGGRAALAAGPALTTQIGAADAKGAPQLLDRISLAAAEVSGPTPHAGQYIYIASKVAGTYPQTIDNKTTVVSHELHSRQVWNSLDGKNGWLIEAGETSDEGMTLSSDTPIDSAYDALVKLPTDPDQLLQRIYRDSDAVRDHEVPRDQAAFVAIGDLLTESYPPADLSAALYKAAAKIPGVVAVDDAVDAVGRHGVAIARQNDAAGERTEWIFDKKTLQFLGERNVVVKKVADSPFKVGTVTFTSAITQRAIVDASKQLPGQAG from the coding sequence ATGAACGCCAGCCCCTCCCAGCCACGTCCGGCTGAGTGGACGGAGACCCAGGGACTCCTGCCCTCCGTCGAGCGGGATCTGCCGGCGGGCCGCCACCAGTTCCACAAGGAGCAGATGATGGCCCAGATCCACGAAGACCTCCACACCGACCGTACGCCCGCCCGCCCGGCCCTCGCCCCGCGGCGCCGCAACCCGTTCCTGCGCCGTGCGATCGTGCTGCCCGCCGCGGCCTTCGCCCTGGCCGGCGCGGTGGTGGCCGGCGTCGCTCTGTCCGGCGGCAACGGGGGCGGCGGTAGGGCCGCGCTGGCCGCCGGCCCCGCCCTGACCACCCAGATCGGCGCCGCCGACGCCAAGGGCGCCCCCCAGTTGCTCGACCGCATCTCTTTGGCCGCCGCCGAGGTCTCCGGGCCCACCCCGCACGCCGGCCAGTACATCTACATCGCCTCGAAGGTGGCCGGCACCTACCCCCAGACCATCGACAACAAGACCACGGTGGTCAGCCACGAGCTGCACTCCCGCCAGGTCTGGAACTCCCTCGACGGCAAGAACGGCTGGCTGATCGAAGCGGGCGAGACGAGCGACGAGGGCATGACCCTGTCCAGCGACACCCCGATCGACTCGGCCTACGACGCCTTGGTGAAGCTGCCCACCGACCCTGACCAGCTGTTGCAGCGGATCTACCGGGACTCGGACGCCGTCCGGGACCACGAAGTGCCCCGCGACCAAGCGGCCTTCGTCGCCATCGGTGATCTGCTGACCGAGAGCTACCCGCCGGCCGACCTCTCCGCCGCCCTCTACAAGGCCGCGGCCAAGATCCCCGGGGTGGTGGCGGTGGACGACGCGGTCGACGCCGTGGGCCGTCACGGGGTGGCGATCGCCCGGCAGAACGACGCCGCCGGCGAGCGCACCGAGTGGATCTTCGACAAGAAGACCCTGCAGTTCCTCGGCGAGCGCAACGTCGTGGTCAAGAAGGTGGCGGACAGTCCGTTCAAGGTCGGCACCGTCACGTTCACCAGCGCGATCACACAGCGCGCCATCGTCGACGCCAGCAAGCAGCTTCCCGGGCAGGCGGGCTGA
- a CDS encoding S8 family peptidase: protein MRTRSSSAALAALLVAGVMTGVSVTDTGTGLGLRTADTDTASQFGARTVGSATAAGASAGSPARFVTLVTGDRVRLDARGRVTGVQQAPGREDVPVSVRRLGGEQYVVPADAAARIGQGTLDKRLFDVSALIRAGYDDTRRGTLPLIVAYDGTGARRANTQKSLVAEADVTVRRNLPSVGGAALTVPKSEADEAWKTLTTAPGVARVWLDGRFTARAVQGEASGNVTQIGAPDAWAAGYDGKGVKVAVLDTGIDTTHPDLASLVTESKDFSGTGSTDDRSGHGTHVAATVAGSGARSGGLYTGVAPGAEILNAKVLDDSGEGSASGIIAGLEWAAAQGAKVANLSLGQTDTPGDDPVEAAVNALSRSTGMLTVAAAGNDGPGPGTLSSPSTAESALSVGAVDGKDRIADFSSTGPTADSALKPDLTAPGVDIVSAKAAHGELGDPAADGYVSLSGTSMATPHVAGAAAIVAQRHPDWTGERIKQALTASAVPTAGLTGYQQGTGRISVAPALTQTVVSEQTSVSFSEQRWPHSDDQPLTRSLTYRNDGDSPVTLDLAATATGPSGQTAPEGMFRLSAPRLTVPAGGTASVDLTADTRTEATDGAYTGAVIAAGQGADTTVRTAFGVVREAEAHDLTLKFLDRGGKPVSSPLTEIFGHSGDYWTTELNDSQQIAKGVYKVRVPRGDYVVDTVMSAAEGGTRAEGATALVRPKLSITRNTTVTFDARKARPVDITPPSGGGKMLDGFLNFGVSTASGAHNTTLFWGPFTNRRTATLGPAAAPGKLSTQLGGLWQKGSTTYNLLYNLPDRFPTGYRHTARMSELALLKRHFGSSVAHRKGIVNALWHGPSLALGTVSAPFPLPATAKTYVTTPKGFGWTVGLGQQNASGDDTDVFYGKESPVSYRAGRTYESTYNVGVFSPLVGGAYGARRSGDTLDLCVPDLADGAGHPASSVAARHTTVTAGGSTLLDNDGDLCQTVDDLPAGSTRYTIRTDLTRPATVAATTSRLTAAWTFTSKHTSQQPSASTPLPLSTVRFHPTLTPTGTAASGRRTTVPLSIEGPAAKHLKSLVVKVSYDAGATWSAVGVTTDHGKKTLALTHPAKARSVSFKTTLTDTAGNTYSATILRAYLLT from the coding sequence ATGCGTACCAGATCCTCATCGGCGGCGCTGGCCGCCCTGCTGGTCGCGGGAGTGATGACGGGCGTCTCGGTGACGGACACCGGTACGGGGCTCGGGTTGCGCACCGCGGACACTGACACCGCCTCCCAGTTCGGTGCGCGGACCGTCGGATCGGCCACCGCCGCAGGGGCGAGTGCCGGATCACCGGCCCGGTTCGTCACCCTGGTCACCGGGGACCGGGTCCGACTGGACGCCCGGGGCCGGGTGACCGGCGTGCAGCAGGCCCCGGGACGCGAAGACGTCCCGGTGTCCGTCCGGCGCCTCGGCGGTGAGCAGTACGTCGTGCCGGCCGACGCCGCCGCCCGCATTGGCCAAGGCACCCTGGACAAGAGGCTGTTCGACGTCAGCGCCCTGATACGCGCCGGATACGACGACACCAGGCGCGGCACGCTCCCGCTGATCGTGGCGTACGACGGGACGGGCGCCCGGCGCGCGAACACCCAGAAGTCGCTGGTGGCGGAAGCGGACGTCACCGTACGCCGGAACCTGCCCAGCGTGGGCGGGGCAGCGCTCACCGTGCCCAAGTCCGAGGCCGACGAAGCCTGGAAGACCCTTACCACCGCCCCGGGAGTCGCCCGGGTCTGGCTGGACGGCCGGTTCACGGCACGGGCGGTGCAGGGGGAGGCCAGCGGCAACGTCACACAGATCGGCGCGCCGGACGCCTGGGCCGCCGGGTACGACGGCAAGGGCGTCAAGGTCGCTGTCCTGGACACAGGCATCGACACCACACACCCGGACCTCGCCTCGCTGGTCACCGAGTCGAAGGACTTCAGCGGCACCGGCAGCACGGATGACCGCAGCGGCCACGGCACGCATGTCGCGGCGACCGTGGCCGGTTCGGGGGCCAGATCCGGCGGTCTGTACACGGGCGTCGCGCCCGGCGCCGAGATCCTCAACGCCAAGGTGCTCGACGACAGCGGCGAGGGCAGCGCTTCCGGCATCATCGCCGGCCTGGAGTGGGCCGCCGCGCAGGGCGCGAAGGTGGCCAACCTCAGCCTCGGCCAGACCGACACACCGGGCGACGACCCGGTCGAGGCGGCTGTGAACGCCCTCTCCAGGAGCACCGGCATGCTCACCGTTGCCGCGGCGGGCAACGACGGTCCCGGGCCCGGGACTCTCAGCTCCCCGAGCACGGCCGAGTCGGCGCTCTCGGTGGGCGCGGTAGACGGCAAGGACCGTATCGCCGACTTCTCCAGCACCGGCCCGACCGCCGACAGCGCGCTGAAGCCCGACCTCACCGCGCCGGGCGTGGACATCGTCTCGGCCAAGGCGGCACACGGCGAACTGGGCGACCCGGCGGCGGACGGCTACGTCTCCCTGTCCGGTACGTCGATGGCGACGCCGCATGTCGCGGGGGCCGCCGCGATCGTGGCACAGCGGCACCCCGACTGGACGGGAGAACGGATCAAGCAGGCACTGACCGCCTCCGCGGTCCCGACGGCCGGCCTGACCGGCTACCAGCAGGGAACCGGGCGGATCTCCGTGGCGCCGGCGCTCACCCAGACCGTGGTGAGCGAGCAGACCTCGGTGTCCTTCAGCGAGCAGCGGTGGCCCCACTCCGACGACCAGCCGCTCACCCGGTCCCTCACCTACCGCAACGACGGCGACTCTCCGGTCACCCTGGACCTCGCCGCCACCGCGACCGGCCCGTCCGGACAGACCGCGCCCGAGGGCATGTTCAGGCTCAGCGCCCCGCGACTCACCGTCCCCGCGGGCGGCACCGCGAGCGTCGACCTCACCGCGGACACCCGCACCGAGGCGACGGACGGCGCGTACACGGGCGCGGTCATCGCCGCCGGACAGGGCGCCGACACGACCGTACGGACGGCTTTCGGCGTCGTACGCGAGGCCGAGGCGCACGATCTGACCCTGAAGTTCCTGGACCGGGGCGGAAAACCCGTCAGCTCGCCGCTGACCGAGATCTTCGGCCACTCGGGCGACTACTGGACCACGGAACTGAACGACTCGCAGCAGATCGCCAAAGGCGTCTACAAGGTGCGCGTCCCACGTGGTGACTATGTCGTCGACACGGTGATGTCCGCAGCCGAAGGCGGAACCAGAGCCGAGGGCGCTACGGCCCTCGTCCGGCCGAAACTCTCGATCACCAGGAACACGACGGTCACCTTCGACGCCCGCAAGGCCAGACCGGTCGACATCACTCCGCCGAGCGGTGGCGGGAAGATGCTGGACGGCTTCCTCAACTTCGGCGTGAGCACCGCAAGCGGCGCGCACAACACGACTCTGTTCTGGGGCCCGTTCACGAATCGGCGCACCGCGACGCTGGGGCCGGCCGCCGCACCCGGGAAGCTCAGCACGCAGCTCGGCGGCCTGTGGCAGAAGGGAAGCACCACCTACAACCTCCTCTACAACCTGCCCGACCGCTTCCCCACCGGCTATCGGCACACCGCGCGCATGAGCGAACTCGCCCTGTTGAAGCGCCACTTCGGCTCCTCCGTCGCCCACCGCAAGGGCATCGTCAACGCCCTGTGGCACGGACCCTCCCTGGCGCTGGGCACGGTGAGCGCCCCGTTCCCGCTTCCAGCGACGGCGAAGACCTACGTCACCACGCCCAAGGGATTCGGCTGGACGGTCGGCCTCGGCCAGCAGAACGCCTCCGGGGACGACACCGACGTGTTCTACGGCAAGGAGAGCCCGGTGTCCTACCGGGCGGGACGGACGTACGAGTCGACGTACAACGTGGGCGTCTTCAGCCCGCTCGTCGGCGGCGCGTACGGCGCGCGTCGCAGCGGTGACACGCTCGACCTGTGCGTCCCCGACCTGGCCGACGGCGCCGGCCACCCGGCGTCCTCCGTGGCCGCACGGCACACGACGGTCACGGCGGGCGGCAGCACCCTCCTCGACAACGACGGCGACCTCTGCCAGACCGTCGACGACCTTCCGGCCGGCTCGACCCGGTACACGATCCGCACGGACCTGACCCGCCCGGCCACGGTGGCCGCAACCACCAGCCGCCTCACCGCGGCCTGGACCTTCACCTCGAAACACACGTCACAGCAACCGAGCGCCTCCACCCCCCTCCCTCTCTCCACCGTCCGCTTCCATCCCACCCTCACCCCCACCGGCACGGCCGCCTCCGGCCGCCGCACCACGGTCCCGCTCTCCATCGAGGGCCCGGCCGCCAAGCACCTGAAGTCCCTGGTGGTGAAGGTCTCCTACGACGCCGGAGCAACCTGGTCCGCCGTCGGCGTGACCACCGACCACGGCAAGAAGACCCTTGCCCTCACCCATCCGGCCAAGGCCCGTTCCGTCTCCTTCAAGACGACCCTGACCGACACCGCGGGCAACACCTACTCGGCGACGATCCTGAGGGCGTACCTCCTCACCTGA
- a CDS encoding NADP-dependent oxidoreductase, with product MKAVRFNEYGDAGVLRYEDVEQPAPGAGEVRVRVAATSFNPVDGNIRAGFMQGPIPVVLPHTPGIDVAGTVDALGEGVDGIAVGDEVVGFLPMDGTGAAAQYVLAPAEALTPAPKSVPLADAAALPLVGLTAWQALFDHGKLTAGQRVLINGAGGAVGGYAVQLAKNAGAHVIATAGPRSSQTVTSAGADEVIDHTTTSVTAAVTEPVDLALNLAPVTPDELAALLTLVRPGGALVNTTVWMPAPSDEQRDVRGIDLFVRSDAEQLAQLVALTDRGELRVDVAERLPLADLPALHARAADGSVHGKVIVVPPAA from the coding sequence ATGAAGGCAGTGCGTTTTAACGAGTACGGCGATGCGGGCGTCCTGCGCTACGAGGACGTGGAGCAGCCCGCCCCCGGCGCCGGCGAGGTCCGGGTCCGTGTCGCCGCGACGTCGTTCAACCCCGTCGACGGCAACATCCGCGCCGGCTTCATGCAGGGCCCGATACCGGTGGTGCTGCCGCACACGCCCGGCATCGACGTCGCCGGCACCGTCGACGCGCTGGGGGAGGGCGTGGACGGTATCGCGGTCGGTGACGAGGTTGTCGGCTTCCTGCCGATGGACGGCACCGGCGCCGCCGCGCAGTACGTTCTCGCGCCGGCCGAAGCCCTGACCCCGGCGCCCAAGAGCGTCCCGCTGGCGGATGCCGCCGCGCTGCCGCTGGTGGGTCTGACCGCGTGGCAGGCGCTGTTCGACCACGGCAAGCTGACGGCCGGGCAGCGCGTGCTGATCAACGGAGCCGGGGGAGCGGTCGGCGGCTACGCCGTGCAGCTGGCCAAGAACGCCGGCGCCCACGTCATCGCCACAGCCGGCCCGCGCAGCAGCCAGACCGTCACCTCGGCCGGCGCCGACGAAGTCATCGACCACACCACCACCAGCGTGACCGCGGCGGTGACCGAACCGGTCGACCTCGCACTCAACCTCGCACCGGTCACCCCGGACGAACTGGCCGCGCTCCTGACCCTGGTCCGCCCCGGCGGGGCCCTGGTGAACACGACGGTGTGGATGCCCGCCCCCAGCGACGAGCAGCGCGACGTACGCGGCATCGACCTGTTCGTCCGCAGCGACGCCGAACAGCTGGCCCAACTCGTGGCGCTGACCGACCGCGGCGAACTGCGCGTCGACGTCGCCGAACGGCTGCCGCTGGCCGACCTGCCG